The following are from one region of the Rhodopirellula sp. P2 genome:
- a CDS encoding peptidase C39: MIAMSVMAGFSIAAGWFVYAIAYSDKGQRVMLCLSLAVLAMIYFLFYASGQLFWAKYVSSSAAIVYTNFASIFAALAAGWALRLPETPAWRRGILCVLLAMVSAAAILWPLLSIAIRPAPEGGDQWTNGVAMQTSWATCSPAAAATLLRAEGIEKSESELIALCLTDSSGTPTLGLYRGIKLVADEQNRSVSVLDETLDEMWNRDDWPVLMAVKLPYGVDDRRYVDQWGWIPGMGHSVVALGLTSDGQRMLVGDPSVGLEQWSKDDLRVLWHGDGIRLD, encoded by the coding sequence ATGATCGCGATGTCGGTGATGGCCGGATTTTCAATTGCGGCGGGGTGGTTTGTGTACGCAATCGCGTATTCCGACAAAGGCCAGCGTGTGATGTTGTGTTTGTCGCTCGCGGTTTTGGCGATGATTTACTTTCTGTTCTATGCATCGGGTCAGCTTTTTTGGGCCAAATACGTCTCCAGTTCTGCGGCGATCGTGTACACGAACTTTGCATCGATCTTTGCGGCACTGGCGGCGGGTTGGGCCTTGCGTCTTCCGGAAACACCCGCGTGGCGTCGTGGGATTTTGTGCGTCTTGTTGGCGATGGTTTCCGCCGCCGCGATTCTTTGGCCATTGCTATCCATCGCCATTCGTCCGGCGCCCGAGGGTGGTGACCAGTGGACGAATGGTGTCGCGATGCAAACGTCTTGGGCGACATGCAGTCCCGCTGCTGCGGCAACGTTGTTGCGTGCGGAGGGCATCGAAAAATCCGAATCGGAATTGATTGCCCTGTGCTTAACGGACTCGAGCGGCACACCCACACTCGGTTTGTATCGCGGAATCAAACTGGTCGCTGACGAACAAAACCGATCGGTCAGTGTGCTGGACGAAACACTGGACGAGATGTGGAATCGCGATGACTGGCCGGTGTTGATGGCGGTGAAGCTACCGTACGGAGTGGACGACCGACGTTATGTTGATCAATGGGGATGGATTCCAGGGATGGGGCACAGTGTCGTCGCGTTGGGGCTGACGAGCGATGGACAACGCATGCTTGTCGGTGATCCATCCGTTGGGCTGGAACAGTGGTCGAAAGATGACCTGCGAGTTCTGTGGCACGGCGACGGCATTCGCTTGGACTGA
- a CDS encoding type 1 glutamine amidotransferase domain-containing protein, which translates to MSEQTLNKKRIAFLATDGFEQVELTKPWEAIQAAGAEVVLVSPKDGKIQGMNHDEKADQFTVDQNVANVSAEDFDGLVLPGGVANPDTLRTCETSVSFIRDFFKQHKPVAAICHGPWTLIEADVVRGRRVTSWPSLKTDLKNAGAKWVDEECVCDEGLVTSRNPDDLPAFCEKAIEEFAEGKHAAQTV; encoded by the coding sequence ATGAGTGAACAAACACTGAACAAAAAGCGGATCGCCTTCCTCGCAACCGACGGGTTTGAACAAGTCGAATTGACCAAGCCATGGGAAGCGATCCAAGCCGCTGGCGCCGAAGTTGTCCTGGTTTCGCCAAAGGACGGAAAGATCCAAGGCATGAACCACGATGAAAAAGCGGACCAGTTCACGGTCGATCAAAACGTCGCCAATGTCTCCGCCGAAGATTTTGACGGATTGGTACTGCCCGGCGGCGTGGCCAACCCAGATACGCTTCGTACCTGCGAGACGTCGGTGAGCTTCATTCGTGACTTCTTCAAGCAACACAAGCCTGTCGCGGCGATCTGCCACGGACCATGGACGTTGATCGAAGCAGACGTCGTTCGTGGCCGCCGAGTCACGTCTTGGCCAAGTCTAAAAACTGACCTCAAAAACGCGGGGGCAAAATGGGTGGACGAAGAATGCGTGTGCGATGAAGGATTGGTGACCAGTCGCAACCCCGACGACCTGCCAGCCTTCTGTGAAAAAGCGATTGAAGAATTCGCCGAGGGCAAGCACGCCGCGCAAACGGTCTGA